GTCTATATGCAATACGCGGCGCAGAAACCAATCACGCTTTACCGCTATTGGAACTTGGTCTGGAAAGGCATTCTGGGCGCGCAATGGCTGTTCACCAAGACGGGGCTAGGCGCGTCGAACCAGTTTGAAAGTGCTGCCTTCATCCGGTCGCGTGCCGGTGTCGAATACCCCGACATCCAATATCATTTCCTGCCCATGGCCGTGCGCTATGACGGCACGGCACCCGCCGAAGGACATGGCTTTCAAGCCCATACCGGCCCCATGCGGTCACCATCACGCGGGGAAATCACACTGAAATCGGCCGACCCGAACGAAGCGCCGCGTATCTTCTTCAATTACATGTCCACCGAACAGGATTGGCAAGACTTCCGCACCTGTGTTCGTTTGACCCGCGAAATCTTTGCACAAGACGCGTTCAAAGATCACGTGAAGCATGAAATCCAGCCTGGCAATGCTCTGCAAACCGATGACGAGATAGATGGATTTATCCGAGAGCATGCCGAAAGCGCCTATCACCCATGTGGCACGTGCCGCATCGGACGGGGTGATGACCCGAACGCCGTGGTGGATCCCGAACTACGGGTCATCGGCGTGGATGGATTGCGCGTAGCGGACAGTTCAGTCTTTCCGCGCATTACCAACGGGAACTTGAATGCGCCGTCGATCATGGTGGGCGAAAAGGCATCAGACCTTATTCTGGGTCGCCGACTTCCCGCGTCAAATGATGCCCCTTGGATGCATCCCGATTGGCAAAATTCTCAACGGTAACAGCTGCTGATTTGATCCGGGTCAATGCGGTGGGTGATGAACGCGCGCAACCTAGTGACGAACCAAGAAAAAAGGAGAAGTCGCGAATGTCTCACACCCCTCACGAACTGCAAGAAGAGTTTCCGGAACTGGCAGTAAAAATGGCCGAGATGAAGCTTTCAGACGCTCATTTCGCCAAACTGGCCGATGAATATCACGAGTTGAATCGTGCCGTGCACCGCGCAGAAACCAATGTCGAACCGACCGATCAGTTTAACGAAGAGGAAATGCGCAAAAAACGTGCTGTCCTGAAGGATCAGATTTATCGAATGTTGACAGCGGTCTAGGCCGGGTTGTCGTTGCCATAGGGCCTGACCCATCAGGTCGGAGCAATGGTGTGTTAAAACCGCGCGCTGATATCAGTTCCAGTGGGCGTCGAAGAAAAGTCGAAGCGCATTAGTAGAGCGCTTCGATCCACTCTCGCATCTTTGCCAAGGCATCCTTCCGCCAAATCGTTTTGTGGCCAGCATCGGGGTGCGTGACGAAGACCTTGTTCGGGCTAGGCGAGAGTTTGAAGATTGTGCGCCCCATCGCGATCGGGATGGTGGTATCTGCACCACCATGCATCACAAACAATGGGGCTTTGGTTCTCGTGACCGACTGGCGCGACGGCCAGAGGTCGGAACGGTTTCGAAACAACGGTAGCATCGCAGGGTTTTTATAAGCCACTAGTTCTACCAGAGACGTGTAGGGTGCTTGTAGGATGATCCCAAGTGGCGGACGTTGTCGGCCCACTTTGTGGGTTGCGATCTCTAACGCAACACCTGTACCCAGGCTTTCCCCCCACAGAATGGTTGGACTGTTGCCGACGATTGCCGGAAGGTCTTTGTAGAGTTGATTGGCTAAGTTCTGAATGCGCTTCCGGCTGGGAAGACTTTTACTGCCGCCCATTCCGGGATAGGACATGGCGACGACACCATATCCCTTGTCCAAAAACCAAGGAAATTTGCCGCGTCGAATGGCGAGATTGCCACCAGATCCTGGTAGATAAAGAATTGTCGGCTTGCCGGGCTTCGGTTGCCCAACCCACAAAATCAAACCGTGAAATCGTTGTTCTTCCAAACGCTTGTCAACTTGTTTCGGGTTGGCATATGCCGGATCGAATTGATAGAACACGCGGCGCTCAAGCAACGTCTGTGCGGACTGAGCTTTTGCTGGAGTGTCGAGCAGCGCAGAAAAAGCGAAGATCGTCAGAACGGCTAGTAGCGGAAATTTATTCATCGTTTGATCTCGTAGGGAAGTGTGCCGCGTGAATATGGATCGACTTGCAGTTTGCGTTCAAGGGGCGGCACTGACCGCTGGTGGCAGAACTGGCGTTCGCAAATGCGGCAGGATACGCCTATCGGCTCAAAAGCAGCGTCATTCGTAACATTCAGATCGTCGGCATAGACCAAGGCGCCGGCGTGTTTTACTTCGCAACCCAGTCCTATTGCATAGCGACGCACAGGGGCGTCAAAGCTGCCGCCTGATTTCGATACGTTCCGTGACAAACAGAAGTATCTGACCCCATCTGGTGTTTGCGCAAGCTGACGTAGAAAACGTCCTGGTGTTTCAAAGGCTTGGTGTACGTTCCATAGCGGACAAGCTCCGCCAAAACGCGCAAACTGAAGTCGTGTGGCCGAGTGGCGTTTGGTAATGGTACCGGCCTGATCAACGCGGACAAAAAAGAAGGGAACACCCTTTGCACCGGGTCTTTGAAGCGTGGACAATCTATGGGCCACTTGTTCGATGGATGCCCCGAAACGATCTGCCAGTCGTTCAAGGTCATGGCGCGTCTCATGCGCTGCGGCAAGAAACTGCTCATAGGGCAGTCTGGCAGCCCCTGCGAAATAATTGGCAAGGCCAAGTTTGGCGATGGAGCGGGCTTCGTCGGTCTGGAAGCGCGCGAAATCCAAGGTGGCCTCTAACAGCGCATCTTGGGTAAGTAATGCAATCTGCATCAACA
This DNA window, taken from Aliiroseovarius sp. F47248L, encodes the following:
- a CDS encoding YdcH family protein; translation: MSHTPHELQEEFPELAVKMAEMKLSDAHFAKLADEYHELNRAVHRAETNVEPTDQFNEEEMRKKRAVLKDQIYRMLTAV
- a CDS encoding alpha/beta hydrolase, which encodes MNKFPLLAVLTIFAFSALLDTPAKAQSAQTLLERRVFYQFDPAYANPKQVDKRLEEQRFHGLILWVGQPKPGKPTILYLPGSGGNLAIRRGKFPWFLDKGYGVVAMSYPGMGGSKSLPSRKRIQNLANQLYKDLPAIVGNSPTILWGESLGTGVALEIATHKVGRQRPPLGIILQAPYTSLVELVAYKNPAMLPLFRNRSDLWPSRQSVTRTKAPLFVMHGGADTTIPIAMGRTIFKLSPSPNKVFVTHPDAGHKTIWRKDALAKMREWIEALY
- a CDS encoding helix-turn-helix transcriptional regulator — its product is MATQKLYAGVKLREIRSRLELTQKNFAEKLGVSLPYLNQMENNNRPVSTGVVLALAQEFGFDVAELSTGDAERLVSDMREAFADPVFSDVPPLADLRLAASNAPALAHALLELHRAYRMGHERLASLDENLGTVDHGSNASPWDEVRDFFHYCDNYIDAVDRAAEHFAANGRSRGLDPAQMAETVLADRGIKLERVDQDAMRSYDPESRVLRLSTRPPRATQEFQLLMQIALLTQDALLEATLDFARFQTDEARSIAKLGLANYFAGAARLPYEQFLAAAHETRHDLERLADRFGASIEQVAHRLSTLQRPGAKGVPFFFVRVDQAGTITKRHSATRLQFARFGGACPLWNVHQAFETPGRFLRQLAQTPDGVRYFCLSRNVSKSGGSFDAPVRRYAIGLGCEVKHAGALVYADDLNVTNDAAFEPIGVSCRICERQFCHQRSVPPLERKLQVDPYSRGTLPYEIKR